A part of Patagioenas fasciata isolate bPatFas1 chromosome 30, bPatFas1.hap1, whole genome shotgun sequence genomic DNA contains:
- the LOC136112870 gene encoding claw keratin-like, with the protein MSCSSLCVPSCGVAAPAPLADTTNEPCVRQCPDSTVVIQPPAVMVTHPGPILSTFPQFSAVGSAGAPGVGGGYGGTFGGYGVYGGLGGYGGSGLYGGYGPFGSCGYGGWRRGYRYLSGSCGPC; encoded by the coding sequence ATGTCCTGCTCCAGCCTGTGCGTCCCTTCCTGTGGGGTGGCCGCCCCGGCCCCCCTGGCTGACACCACCAACGAGCCCTGCGTGCGGCAGTGCCCCGACTCCACTGTGGTGATCCAGCCCCCGGCTGTGATGGTCACGCACCCCGGACCCATCCTCAGCACCTTCCCACAGTTCAGCGCTGTTGGCTCGGCGGGAGCCCCTGGTGTTGGAGGGGGCTATGGTGGCACTTTTGGAGGCTATGGGGTGTATGGAGGccttgggggctatgggggctctgGCCTCTATGGGGGCTATGGACCATTTGGGAGCTGTGGATATGGTGGCTGGCGCCGAGGCTACAGGTACCTCAGTGGTAGCTGTGGGCCCTGCTAA
- the KRTAP19-7 gene encoding keratin-associated protein 19-7 — translation MSCSSLCVPSCGVAAPAPLADTTNEPCVRQCPDSTVVIQPPAVMVTHPGPILSSFPQHSVVGSAGAPGVGGGYGGTFGGRGGFGGLGGYGGYGIYGGYGALGSCGYGGWRRGHRYFNGNCGPC, via the coding sequence ATGTCCTGCTCCAGCCTGTGCGTCCCTTCCTGTGGGGTGGCTGCCCCAGCCCCCCTGGCTGACACCACCAACGAGCCCTGCGTGCGGCAGTGCCCCGACTCCACTGTGGTGATCCAGCCCCCGGCTGTGATGGTCACGCACCCCggacccatcctcagctcctttccGCAGCACAGCGTTGTTGGCTCGGCGGGAGCCCCTGGTGTTGGAGGGGGCTACGGTGGCACTTTTGGAGGCCGTGGTGGTTTCGGAGGTCTAGgaggctatgggggctatgggatTTATGGGGGCTACGGAGCTCTCGGGAGCTGTGGATACGGTGGCTGGCGCCGAGGCCACAGGTACTTCAATGGCAACTGTGGGCCCTGCTAA